The proteins below come from a single Corylus avellana chromosome ca3, CavTom2PMs-1.0 genomic window:
- the LOC132175945 gene encoding protein COBRA-like, protein MGFLSSSASGSITMRSSFAVLLVLLAFCSTFTSTEAYDALDPTGNITIKWDVMSWTPDGYVAVVTMYNFQQYRHIQAPGWTLGWTWAKKEVIWSMVGAQTTDQGDCSRFKGNIPHCCRKDPTVVDLLPGTPYNQQIANCCKGGVLNSWVQDPANAASSFQVSVGAAGTTNKTVRLPKNFTLRAPGPGYTCGPAKIVRPSKFVTADKRRVTQALMTWNITCTYSQFLAQKTPTCCVSLSSFYNDTIVNCPTCTCGCQNNITDPGSCVDPESPYLASAVAGPGKSTNAPLVQCTSHMCPIRVHWHVKLNYKDYWRVKVTINNFNYRMNYTQWNLVVQHPNFDNLTQLFSFQYKPLTPYAGLNDTAMLWGVKFYNDLLTQAGPLGNVQSELLFRKDQSTFTFEKGWAFPRRVYFNGDNCVMPPPDAYPWLPNAGSKPITSLLRPAFTILASFVFLLAFA, encoded by the exons ATGGGTTTTCTCTCCTCCTCAGCCTCTGGATCCATTACAATGCGCAGCAGCTTTGCTGTTCTGCTTGTGCTGTTGGCTTTTTGCTCCACTTTTACTTCTACAG AAGCCTATGATGCACTTGATCCAACTGGAAATATCACAATTAAATGGGATGTAATGAGCTGGACGCCAGATGGATATGTT GCTGTTGTTACTATGTATAACTTCCAACAATATCGCCATATTCAAGCACCAGGTTGGACATTGGGGTGGACATGGGCTAAGAAAGAAGTCATTTGGAGCATGGTCGGTGCACAAACAACAGATCAAGGGGATTGTTCGAGATTTAAAGGGAACATTCCACATTGCTGTAGGAAGGATCCAACGGTTGTGGATTTATTGCCCGGAACTCCATACAACCAGCAGATTGCTAATTGCTGCAAAGGGGGAGTACTGAACTCATGGGTCCAGGACCCAGCCAATGCAGCAAGCTCATTCCAGGTCAGTGTGGGTGCTGCAggaacaactaacaaaactgTCAGATTACCTAAAAACTTCACCCTAAGAGCACCAGGGCCCGGATATACTTGTGGGCCGGCAAAGATTGTGAGGCCAAGTAAATTTGTGACAGCAGATAAAAGGAGAGTCACTCAAGCTTTGA TGACCTGGAATATTACTTGCACATATTCACAATTCCTTGCTCAGAAGACACCCACCTGttgtgtttctctctcctccttCTATAATGACACAATAGTAAATTGCCCAACCTGCACCTGTGGCTGTCAAAACAATATAACAGATCCTGGGAGCTGTGTCGA TCCAGAGTCTCCATATTTAGCTTCAGCAGTAGCTGGTCCAGGAAAATCTACTAATGCGCCTCTGGTCCAGTGCACCAGCCATATGTGTCCTATCCGAGTCCATTGGCATGTTAAACTCAATTACAAGGATTACTGGCGGGTGAAGGTTACAATCAACAATTTCAATTACAGAATGAACTACACACAATGGAATCTTGTTGTGCAACACCCCAACTTTGATAATCTAACCCAGCTTTTCAGCTTTCAGTACAAGCCCTTAACTCCTTATGCTGGCTTAA ATGATACTGCCATGTTATGGGGAGTCAAGTTTTACAATGATTTGCTCACCCAAGCCGGCCCTCTTGGGAATGTGCAGTCGGAGCTCCTATTCCGCAAGGACCAATCAACTTTTACTTTTGAAAAGGGATGGGCTTTCCCACGAAGGGTTTATTTCAATGGTGATAACTGTGTGATGCCACCTCCAGATGCCTACCCATGGTTGCCAAATGCGGGTTCCAAACCAATTACCTCCCTGCTTCGTCCAGCCTTTACCATCTTGGCATCTTTCGTATTCTTGTTGGCTTTTGCGTAG
- the LOC132175944 gene encoding COBRA-like protein 4: MEFKNQANPAQENLHESKECYQRWRCYLVPELKFYLMAILYVMMFSHAVAYDPLDPTGNITIKWDVMSWTADGYVAAVTMNNFQMYRGIMSPGWTLGWNWAKKEVIWTMVGSQTTEQGDCSKFKGGVPHCCKRNPTVVDFLPGVPYNQQFSNCCKGGVLAGWAQDPTSSVSAFQVSVGLAGTSNKTVKLPKNFTLLGPGPGYTCGPAKIVPSTVFLTPDRRRKTQALMTWNVTCTYSQFLASKNPSCCVSFSSFYNDSITPCPSCACGCQNKKNCIRSDSKLLHKAGINTPKKDNTPLLQCTHHMCPIRVHWHVKLNYKDYWRVKVAITNFNYRMNYTQWSLVAQHPNLNNVTQVFSFDYKPLVPYESINDTGMFYGMKFYNDLLMEAGPQGNVQSELLMQKNKDTFTFKNGWAFPRKVYFNGDECKLPPPDTYPFLPNSAYAKPVAISTLAASLFLLALAIW, from the exons ATGGAATTCAAGAATCAAGCCAATCCAGCTCAGGAAAATCTCCATGAGAGCAAAGAGTGTTACCAAAGATGGCGGTGCTACTTGGTTCCGGAGCTGAAGTTCTACCTCATGGCTATTCTATATGTCATGATGTTCTCCCATGCAG TGGCATATGATCCGTTGGATCCAACTGGAAACATAACGATCAAATGGGATGTAATGTCTTGGACAGCAGATGGTTATGTG GCTGCAGTGACAATGAACAACTTTCAAATGTATCGGGGCATCATGAGCCCCGGGTGGACTCTAGGATGGAATTGGGCTAAGAAAGAAGTAATCTGGACGATGGTAGGATCTCAAACCACAGAGCAAGGTGACTGCTCCAAGTTCAAAGGAGGCGTACCTCACTGCTGCAAGAGGAATCCCACAGTAGTTGACTTTCTCCCTGGAGTTCCTTACAATCAACAGTTCTCCAACTGCTGCAAGGGCGGTGTGTTGGCAGGTTGGGCACAGGATCCTACAAGTTCTGTTTCTGCGTTTCAG gTGAGTGTTGGGCTCGCTGGAACTTCTAATAAAACAGTGAAGCTGCCCAAGAACTTCACCTTGCTTGGTCCGGGTCCAGGGTACACTTGTGGACCTGCAAAGATCGTGCCATCCACGGTCTTTCTCACGCCTGATCGCAGGCGGAAAACTCAAGCACTTA TGACATGGAATGTTACATGCACTTATTCACAGTTTCTTGCCTCTAAGAATCCTAGTTGCTGTGTTTCCTTTTCATCCTTCTACAATGATTCAATCACCCCTTGCCCATCTTGTGCTTGTGGTTgccagaacaaaaaaaattgtatcag GAGCGATTCAAAGCTGTTACACAAGGCAGGGATAAACACTCCAAAGAAGGACAATACACCATTGCTGCAGTGCACACATCATATGTGCCCTATACGGGTGCACTGGCATGTGAAGCTCAACTATAAGGACTATTGGCGTGTGAAGGTTGCCATTACTAATTTCAACTACCGGATGAACTACACACAGTGGTCACTTGTGGCGCAGCATCCCAATCTCAACAATGTCACCCAAGTCTTTAGTTTTGACTACAAGCCTCTTGTCCCCTATGAATCCATAA ATGATACTGGTATGTTCTATGGCATGAAATTCTACAATGACCTGCTAATGGAAGCTGGGCCCCAAGGAAATGTCCAGTCTGAACTGCTTATGCAGAAGAACAAGGACACATTTACATTCAAGAACGGATGGGCATTTCCTCGGAAAGTCTACTTCAATGGCGACGAATGTAAGCTTCCCCCACCTGACACATACCCATTTCTACCAAACTCTGCTTATGCAAAGCCAGTCGCAATTTCAACTCTAGCAGCCTCCCTGTTCTTGTTAGCATTGGCCATATGGTGA